The genomic window CGGCGCCGTCGTGGACCGCCTCGCGCGCTGAGCGCGCGCCTGCTCCGCCTGCTCGCCCGCTCCACCCGCTCCGCCCTCCACCCGCGCGCCCGCCCGTCCGCGCGCGGCAGCGCGCCCGCTCGCCCGCTCCACCCGCTCCGCCCTCCACCCGCGCGCCCGCCCGTCCGCGCGCGGCCGCGCCCGCCCGCCCGTCCGACCGCTCCACCCGCCCGCGCTCGCGCGCCCGCCCGTTCGTCGGCTCCGCGCGCGCGCCCGCCCGCCGGGCCGCCCGCCCGCCGGGCCGCCGTGCCGCCGGGCCGTCCGACCGTCTGCCCCTCCGCACGCCTGACCGTCCTCGCCCCGTGCCTTCGCGCTTCCGAGCCCGGCCAGCCCGACTCCTCGTTCCGCCCGCCCGGGAACGGTGCCTGGCTCGATCAGCTGCTCCCTGCTTCGGATACCCGCGGTGAGCGATCGGCCCGGTCGCCAGGGCGCGGCATTCGCGCCTGCGCGCCCTCCACTCTGCAGGAAGAAGACGTGGATTCCTCGCAGAGTTCCTGCAGAGTGGAAGGAGCGCGAGAGAGGGAGCATGATCCTGCGCGGACGGCGCGGACGGCGAGGACGGCGAGGAAGGCGCGGAGGGCGCGGAGGGCGCGGAGGGCCCGGAGGGCGCGGGAGGCGCGGAAAGCGCGGAAGGCGAGCAGGACGCGGAGGGCGCGGGTGGGCCGGCGTTGTGCGCGGCCGGAGAGCGAGGGGCGCGGAGGGCGCGGCGGGCGCGGCCCGCGGCGCGGCTCTACTCGAGCCCGAGCATCCCCGTCAGATCGTCGACCGTGCGCGCGATCGCCGCGGCGTGCGCGTGCTCGGAGGGCGTGCCGTAACCCCACTCGACGGCGATCGTCGGCACGCCGTGCAGGGCCGCGCCCTCGATGTCGTGGATGCGGTCGCCGACCATGACGACGTTCGACAGGTCGACGCCGAGCCCGTCGAGGCGGCGCAGCGCCTCCTCGACGACGTCGGCCTTCGCGCTGCGGGTCTCGTCGGCCGAGGCTCCCGTGATGACGGTGAAGCAGGTCGCCAGGGTGACGTGCTCGAGCATGAGCGTGGCCGGAACCTCCGGCTTCGAGGTCGCGAGCGACAGCGGGATGCCCGCCGCGGCGATGCGCTGCACGAGCACCCCCATGCCGTCGTAGAGCGTCGAGTCGTAGGCACCGTCGTCGAGGTACTTCTCGCGGTAGATCTGCAGCGCGCGCTCGGAGGTCTCGGCGTCGAGGCCCGCGAGGAGAGCGAAGGACTCCATGATGGGCGGGCCGACCCAGCGCATGAGCGACTCGTGCGGCGGCACGGGCATGCCGAGCTCGCGGAAGGTGTGCGCGAGGGTCGCCGTGATGCCCGGCGCGGAGTCGAGGATCGTGCCGTCGAGGTCGAGCAGGATCGCCGAGAAGGGTGGGAG from Microcella daejeonensis includes these protein-coding regions:
- a CDS encoding HAD hydrolase-like protein — its product is MTTAASTPLPADLPEPLPPFSAILLDLDGTILDSAPGITATLAHTFRELGMPVPPHESLMRWVGPPIMESFALLAGLDAETSERALQIYREKYLDDGAYDSTLYDGMGVLVQRIAAAGIPLSLATSKPEVPATLMLEHVTLATCFTVITGASADETRSAKADVVEEALRRLDGLGVDLSNVVMVGDRIHDIEGAALHGVPTIAVEWGYGTPSEHAHAAAIARTVDDLTGMLGLE